The Desmospora profundinema genome includes a region encoding these proteins:
- the rraA gene encoding ribonuclease E activity regulator RraA: MRTTDLCDQYSEELDICEPIFTSFGRKRSFSGPIATVRVWEDNVLVRQALETVPAGTVLVVDGGGSRRCALMGDRLAAIGVERGLSGVIIYGCVRDSADLATMDLGILALAPMPLKSIKEGKGERDIPVQFGGTTWIPGHYVYADEDGVIVAKRPLT, translated from the coding sequence ATGCGAACAACGGATTTATGCGACCAATATAGCGAAGAGTTGGACATTTGCGAACCGATATTTACTTCATTTGGACGTAAACGCTCTTTTTCGGGACCCATCGCCACTGTCCGGGTATGGGAGGACAATGTTCTCGTTCGGCAAGCCTTAGAGACGGTGCCGGCAGGTACCGTTCTGGTGGTGGACGGCGGCGGTTCCCGTCGATGCGCCCTGATGGGAGATCGCTTGGCAGCGATCGGGGTAGAGCGAGGCCTGAGCGGGGTCATCATTTACGGTTGTGTCAGGGATAGCGCTGATCTGGCCACCATGGACCTGGGTATCCTCGCCCTCGCACCCATGCCTCTGAAAAGCATCAAAGAAGGAAAGGGAGAACGGGACATCCCCGTCCAGTTTGGAGGGACCACCTGGATACCCGGACACTACGTATACGCCGATGAAGACGGTGTGATCGTCGCCAAGCGTCCATTGACGTAA